The sequence CGTGAGCGAGCGGCGCGCGCCCGCGGACTCGGAGCCGGGCACGCCGCCCAGCGCCTTCGCCGCCGCCGCGCGCAGGCCCGCGTCCTCCGAGCGCAGCTGCTGGGTGAGCTTGCGCACCGCCTCCGGGCTCGCGGCCTCCATGGAGACCTCCCCGAGCAGGCGCTTCGCCACCGCCGGGTCGTCCGAGGCCGCCGCGACCTTCACCGCGGCCTCCGCCAGCTCCGGGTTGTGGCCGAAGTAGATGCCGGCGCTCTCCGTCACCAGGTTCTCCACCACCGCCTGGCGCACCTCCGGCGCGCTGTCGCGCACCAGTTGCTCGTAGGTGACGACGCCCCCGTTCTTCGCCATGAACTCCACCGATGGCGAGCCCTGGAGCGCGCGCACCGCCGCGGCGCGCAGGCCCGGGTCCACGTCCTGGCTCGCGCGGGAGAGCAGCGGCTGGAGCAGCTCCGGCTTCTGCGCGTTGCTCGCCTTGGTGGCCAGCGCCGCGCCCACGGCCTCCAGCACGGCGGGGTCGCGCTCCTCGCTCACCACGCGGCCCAGGGCCTCCGGCGGCAGCGCGATGGCGGCCTCCTTCAGGCGCAGCCGCGCGTACTTCCGGTACGCGGGCGAGCCCGTCTTCATGGCGACGCGCACCTCGTCCAGCATGCCCTCCACCGTGCAGGCCGTCTTCGTGGGGACGGCCACGGGCGCGCCCTGCGCCAGCGCCAGGCCGGGCAGGAGCGACAGCCAGAGCAGGCGGGCCTTCATCGTTCGGAAGCCCATCAGTGCGGCGCTCCTTCCTCGACCACGCAGTCGTGGTGTTCCTTCTTGCCCGCCCAGATGCGCGCGAAGTCCGTCGTGCCGGTGGCGTACAGCGCCTTGAAGTCCAGGTAGTCCTGCCGCAGGCGCGGGTCCTTGCGCGCGAACTCCTCCACCAGGGGCAGGGCGTCCGCGCCGGCCGCGCGCACCGCGAAGCGCAGGAAGGCCCATCTCACGCACAGGTCCTGCTCGCCGTCGAACGCGGCGCGGTAGGCGGCCAGGGCCTTCTGCGGATCCTCGGTGACGGCGAGCCGGAAGGCGGCCATCTCGCGCACGTCGCGCTCCTTGTCGGTGCGCATCACCTTGGCCAGCGCGTCGATGGAGTCCGGATCCAGGAGCGGGTCGGAGTACGACGGCATCTCCAGCGCGAGCAGCCGCACGGCCGTGTCGTCCGACGTGGTGCCGATGTCCAGCAGGTCCTTCCAGTACGGCGCATACGTGCCGGTGCGCTCGTAGTCCTCCTTCATCACCCGGCCCAGCGTGCGCGTGGCCACCCACGCCGCGGAGTCCGCGGACTCATCCAGCGCGATGGCCTTGATGCGGCCCCGCGTCTCCGGCGTGAAGCGGTGCTGCGTCTCCAGCGCGTCCAGGACGGCGGCGCGGTCCTGCGTGAACAGCGACTTGTTCTCCGCCACCGCCAACAGCTTCTCCGTGACGCGCGGGTGGCGCACGGCGGGCGCGGCCTTGAGGGCCTCCAGGTAGATGGACGGCTCCGGCGGCGCTCCCTTCGCCGCCCACTCCACCAACTGGAGCCCGCGGTCCGGATCATTCCCCACGAGCTCCGTCAGGCGCTCCTGGAGGTAGGCCACCAGCGCGGTGTCGCGCGCCTGGATGGCGGCGGCCACGGCGGCGTGCAGCGACTCCAGCGTCGCGGAGCGGTCCAGCGCGGCCAGCCCGTCCCAGCACCCGGGCATCGGAATCTCCTCGCGCGGTCCGGTGCGCGCGGAGGGCGGAGGGCCCGAGGCGGCGGCATCGCCGGTGACAGCGGAGGGCGCGGAAGGCTGCGCCGCGACGGGCTGCGAGGGACCGGCGCCATCGGGACCGGCCGCGCTCCGCAGCCACACGACGCCCAGGGCGACGAGGAGGACGAGGCCGGCGAGCGCGACCTTGAAGTGGGGACGGGAGGTCATGTCGAAGGGAGGCTCACGCTTGAGGGGAAGAGGACGGTGGGGACGTGAAGCCGGGCAGGGGACATGCGGCCCCCGCCCGGCGGACCCGCGGGCTACAGCGTGGGAACGCCCAGCCGGTTGTTGCAGTAGGCGTTGGTGCCGCACGTGGTGCCGACGCTGGTGTACCAGGCCGACTTGCGCGTGCCGTACTGCCGGTTGTCCGCGTGCACGTGCGGGCCGGTGGCGTTGCCCGTGCCGCCCACGAGCCCCAGCGCGCAGCGGTCGCACGTCTTCGTGCCGGAGCTGACGTTGGCGTAGAAGTGCAGCTGGCGGAAGTCCCAGCCGTTCGCGCCGGACACCACGTAGTAGTTGCCCGCGCCTCCGTTGCACGTGGAGCCGTAGCAGGCCCCCGCGCAACCGCCGTAGTAGTAATAGTAGTAGTTGCCCACCAGCATGCCGCGGTGGTTCCACTCGCCGCAGGTACCGTTCCCGATATCCAGCGCCGTGTGGCTGCTCCCGGTGCAGCTGTAATACGTGGTCGAGTTCACGTAGGCCGCCGTGTCGCAGATGGGGCCGTTCGCCGTGGCCGCCACTCCCGGACTGGCCCACGCCGCGGCGGCCAACGCCACCCCGGCGGACAGCAACGTCTTCAGCTTCATGCGGTGCTCCCTCCCGTCATCCGCCCTCCGTATCCCCGCGAATGGGGGGTGGGCGGCGAAGCTGTAATACATGAAATTCCCGCCTTGATCTCGAAATTCGAGAATTGAGAAGTACAACGATTCCAGGGACTTCCGTGCCGCGCCGTGTCGTTCTGGGCCAGGCGACGCAACTGGCGGCAAACGTTCACGACAATCTGGAATGTCGGCGTTCGTCCGACCCCTGGCGCTTTCGTCGCCGGGACTACTGGCCGGGTGTCCCCGTCACCTGGGAGAAGCGACATGACCACGATTGGAAAGCCCGGCTCGCGCCCCGCGTCCCCCCTGACCTCTCAGCCGGTGCAGACGCCCGTGGCGCCCGCGAAGCCCAACGCGGTGAAGGCCGCCGTCACGCAGCGGATGTCGGACGGCTTCGACGCGGGCCCCCGCACGGCGGCGCGTCCCCAGGTGCTGAAGGAGGTCCGCACCACCGAGACGGCGCTGAAGAAGGACAAGGACGGCGGCGGCCTCTTCGGCGGCATCGCTTCGACGCTGGGCTCGGCCATCGACAAGGTCGCCAAGGGCGTGCAGAAGGCGCTCGCGCCGCAGGTGAGCACGAACGAGCAGGGCCGCACGGTGGTGGACCTGGGCATCGGCAACAACACCGCGACGGTGTCCCAGAACAAGGACGGCGGGCTCACCATCAAGTCCGGCAGTGACACGGTGACGCTCACCGCCGAGCAGGCCAAGGGCGCCATCATCAACGGCGGCGCGGGCAACGACTCCATCACCGTGGACGCGAGCGTCACGCAGGACCTCACCCTGGACGGCGGCGACGGCGACGACAAGCTCACCGGCGGCAAGGGCAACGACACGCTCGTCGGCGGCGCGGGCAACGACACCGTCATCGGCGGCGAGGGCAAGGACACGCTCCAGGGCCAGGACGGCGACGACTACCTGGAGGGCGGCGCGGGCGATGACCGCATCCTGGGTGGCGAGGGCCGCGACGTCCTCTACGGCCTGGACGGCAACGACTACGTGTCCGGCGGCAACGGCCGCGACTACATCGACGGCGGCGCGGGCAACGACCGGGCCTATGGCGGCGAAGGCGATGATCAGGTCATCGGCGGGCGCGGCAACGACACGCTGAGCGGCGGACGCGGCAACGACGCGGTGGCGGGCGGCGCGGGCACCGACAAGGTGTCGGGCGGCACGGGCACCGACAAGCTCTACGTCGAGGAGAATGAGACGACCGCCGACTCGGAGAAGGCCGAGCGCGAAATCGTCGACATGACGGACGCGGATCAGCGCGGCTCCTCCGTCTCCGTGACGGGCAGCGCGGAGTTTCAGGCGCGCGTGCAGTCGGACCTGGACGCGATGCGCTCGCTGCCCTCGGGCCAGGACCTGCTGGGCACGCTGGACAAGAGCGGCAAGAAGACGGTCATCCGCGAGACGGCCAGCGGCAACAGCGCGGGCGGCACGAACTTCAACGACGGCTTCATGAACGCGGACGGCACGCCGGGCAAGGGCACGGACGCGCAGGTGAACTACAACACCACGCGCATCTCGCTGGGCAGCGAGGAGTGGATGAACCGCCCGCCCGTCGTGGGCCTCTTCCACGAGCTGGTGCACGCCTCGGACATGAACAACGGCACGCTGGCGCTGGGCTCCAAGGACGGCACGCGCAACCTGGAGACCTCCGCGGTGGGCCTGCCCATCGACCTGGACCAGAACCCCGCCACGCCGGACGTGGTGCAGGGCGGCCGTCCCGGAGAGAACGTCCTGCGCGACGATCTGAACCTGCCCACCCGCCCGCGCTACTAGGATGCGCGGGATGAGGACGTTCCGCCGCGCCGGTGCCATCATGGGGCTGGCGCTCATCATGGGGTCGGGGTGCGCGCGGGCGCCGGAGCGGCCCGTGCCTGCTCCGGCGACCCCGGCGGACCCAGGAGGACAACGCGTGGCCCAGGCGGACGTGGAGCTGAAGGTGGAGTCGGTGGCGCGCGAGGCGGACACGCTCGCCGTCACCTACGCGGTGCACAACCGGACCTCGAAGGCCGTGCTGCTCGTGGACGGCCTGTGGGACGTGGGCTTCAGCGGCCACCTCACGCTGGCGCCCGAGCGGGCCTACGTGGACCTGTCCGGCGGCAAGGTGGTGCTCTCGCGCATGCTCCTGCCGGTGCCGGAGGACCTGGCGGTGGAGGCCCCGGAGGTCCCCGCCGTCACCCGCGTGGAGCCGGGCGCCACCGCGAACCGCCGCGCCGTGGTGCCGCTGCCCCTGCGCACCGCGCTGCCATACCCCACGGGCCCGGAGGAGACGCGCGAGCTGTCCGCCGTGCGCGAGGTGTCCCTGCGCGTGGGCTACCTGCCGGACGCGGACGCGGTGACGCTCGCGCAGGGCAAGGACTCGCAGGGCACGCCCGTCCAGACGCCCCGGTACGGGCCGGCGGTGACGGCGCAGCGGGTGCTGGACAGCGGTCCCCTGCCGGTGACGGGCGCGAAGTAGGGAGTCCGCGCCCTGGCCGTGGAGGACGAGCGCGATGACGGCTCCGGGCCCGTCATCGTCACCGAGGACGCGGAGGGACGCCGCTCGCTGCGCTTTGGCGACGGGGGCGCGCGACAGAGCGTCGTGTGGCCTGGCGAGCCCCTGCGGCTGGAGCTGCCGTACACGCGCATGTCGATGGTGGCGCTGGCGTTCGTGCCCCGGCCGGAGAACATCCTCGCCATCGGGCTGGGCGGCGGCTCCATCCCCATGTTCCTGCGCGCGGTGCTGCCGGACACGCACATCGACGTGGTGGAGGTGGACGCGGCGGTGGTGGACGCGGCGAAGGTCTACTGCGGCTTCCAGGAGGACGCGCTCCTGCGCACGCACGTGGCGGACGGGCGGGCCTTCATCGAAGCGGATGGGCCTCCCTATGACGTCATCATCCTGGATGCGTACGGGGCGGACCAGATTCCCGGGCACCTGTGCACGCGCGAGTTCCTGGGCGCGGTGCGCGCGCGGTTGACGCGGGGCGGCGCGGTGGTGAGCAACGTCTGGGAGTCGGCGGCGAACCCGCACTTCGACGCGATGGTGCGCACCTACCAGGTGAGCTTCCATGGCGTGTCCGTCTTCGAGGTCCCCACCAGCACCAACCGCATCCTGGTGGGGCTGGAAGGGCCCTCGCGGCTGACGCGCGAGGCGTTGGTGGAGCGGGCGCGCCGGGTGGAGCGGGAGCGGGGCCTGCCGTTCCGGCTGAGCACCCTGGTGGCGCAGCGCTACCGGCCCCTGACGCGGCGGCTGGGCCGGGGGCGGGTGTTGACGGACGCGGGGCTGGGGCCCGGCGGCCTCATCCCGGAGGAGTGAGGCCGCTCTGCTGGCCAGTGAGCACGGCCCCGCCCGGCCGCGGCTGAATCGGGTTGCGGCGCTGCTAATCTTGAAGGCTCGGTACGAGAGCATCCTTTCGGGAGACGCGATGAACGGCGCGAACGACGGACGACCCGGCCAGCCCTTGGGTTCCTCCGAGGACGAGGTGCCGCAGGCGGACGGCGAGGCCGAAGCCGCGGGCCTCGAGGCCGGTCCGAAGCCGAAGCCCATCTACGTGCTGGAGGGCAACACGCTGAAGACGCGGCTGACGCGGGACGTGGGCATCCACTATCCCTTCGTCGGCGCGGGCATGGCGTTCGTCGCCCTGCCGCCGCTGGTGGTGGCGGTGTCGGAGGCCGGAGGCCTGGGAATGCTGGGCACCGCGCCGGAGCCGCCGAGCGTGCTGGAAGCGCGGCTGAAGGCCATCCAGGCGGGCACGCAGCGCCCCTATGGCGTGAACTTCATCGTGGACAAGCTGGAGCCGCAAGGCTTCACGACGCGCGACCACGTGGACACCTGCATCGCGGCGAAGGTGCCGGTGGTGGTGTTCCACTGGGCCATGCCGCCGCGCGAGTGGATCCGCGCGCTCCAGGCCGCGGGGACGCGGGTCTGGGTGCAGGCGGGCACGGAGGACCTGGCGAGGCAGGCCCTGGACGCCGGGGTGGAGGGGCTCATCGCGCAGGGCCGGCAGGCGGGCGGGCGCAACCTGGGAAGCACGCCGACGCTGGCGTTGGTGAAGGCGTTCCGGAAGCTGACGGACGCGGTGCCGGTGCTGGCGGCGGGAGGCATCGCGGACGGGTTCAGCGCGGCGCGAGCGCTGCACCACGGCGCGGATGGCGTCTGGGTGGGCACGCGGCTGGTGGCGTCGGTGGAGGCGTACGCGCACCCGCTCTACAAGCAGCGGCTGGTGGACGGGGACGCGGGCGACACGACGCTGACGACGCTGTTCGGGCCGGAGTGGCCGGGCAAGCGCATGCGGGTAATCCGCAACCGCGTGGTGCGCGAGTGGGCGGGGCGCGAAGCCAGCGTACCGCCGCCGGCGGAGTCGGAGGCCATCGGGACGACGCGGCTGTTCCCCGGGGTGCTGGACGTGCAGTACGTGATGCCGAAGTTCAGCTCCTTCCTGCCGACGCCGGACACGCAAGGTGACCTGGAGGAGATGAGCCTCCCGGCCGGAGGCGCGAGCATGTCGCGAATCGACACCGTGCAGCCCGCGGGGCAGATCGTCGTGGAGATGATGGAGCGCGCCCGGAGACTGCTGGAGTCCCCGGAAGGGCTGGACGACGCGGACGAGGACGACCGGGGTTAGGGCGCGGGGAAGCGTTGTTCGAGGCGTCGCTTCCATGCGTCCAGCTTCTGCTGGCTCAATTCCAGGTCCATCTGCGTCTTGGCCTTGGAAATGCTGTCCATGATGTCCAGTTGTTCTTGGGAGTCCCTGTTGCTCATGGGGTCCCTGCCTCCGTTTCGCTTTCTCATCGTCGCGACGAAAGCCGAAATCTGACCGAGCAATTTGTTCTGCTGGGCCTCAAGGCTCGTCGATGGCTTGGGGGTCTTCTTCGGACCAGGCGGCTTGGGAGGTCTTCGCCCTCCATCCGACTTGTCGGGACCCGCATCGGGCTTATCAGGGCCCGCATCGGGTTCGTCGGGGCCTGCATCGGGCTCATCAGGACCCGCGTCGGCCATATGGATGACTGAAACCACCGGGATTTCGACAGGGGGCGGTGGCGGCACGGCGCGGAGCCGGATGACTCCAGCTCCCACGCTCAGCAGCACCAGCGCTCCGAGCAGCGCCCATCCAATGCCAGGCGGCTGGCGAATGGCCTTGAGCGCCTCTCGCGTGCTGGGCGTCAGGGAGTCGCCGGTTGGTGGCACGGGCTCAGGCTTCGCGACGGATGGCGCATGGGGCGCCGAGCGCAGGGGAATGCGCTTCAGTTGCTGACGCACGGCTTCAGCGGAATGCGGACGGGACGCGGGGTTCTTCGCGAGGAGCTGGAGCACCAGCGCGTCCACTTCCTTCGGCAGTCCCGCGAGGTGTGACGACGGCAGCGGCGGGGATTGCTCCAGGTGCGCGAACATCACCTGGACGGACTCACCCTGGAAGGGGCGCACGCCGGTGAGCAACTGGAACATCATCACGCCGGCCGCATACAGGTCCGTGGCCGGTCCCACGACGGTGTCGCCGCGGATCTGCTCGGGCGACATGAACTCCGGTGTGCCGAGGACCAGGCCATCCGCCGTCAGCGGGTTGTCGCGGGACTCCAACAACTTCGCGATGCCGAAGTCGACCAGCTTGACGGCGACCGGTGTCTCCGGCGCTTCCACGATGAAG is a genomic window of Corallococcus macrosporus containing:
- a CDS encoding fused MFS/spermidine synthase; translation: MEDERDDGSGPVIVTEDAEGRRSLRFGDGGARQSVVWPGEPLRLELPYTRMSMVALAFVPRPENILAIGLGGGSIPMFLRAVLPDTHIDVVEVDAAVVDAAKVYCGFQEDALLRTHVADGRAFIEADGPPYDVIILDAYGADQIPGHLCTREFLGAVRARLTRGGAVVSNVWESAANPHFDAMVRTYQVSFHGVSVFEVPTSTNRILVGLEGPSRLTREALVERARRVERERGLPFRLSTLVAQRYRPLTRRLGRGRVLTDAGLGPGGLIPEE
- a CDS encoding peptidase M23 — translated: MKLKTLLSAGVALAAAAWASPGVAATANGPICDTAAYVNSTTYYSCTGSSHTALDIGNGTCGEWNHRGMLVGNYYYYYYGGCAGACYGSTCNGGAGNYYVVSGANGWDFRQLHFYANVSSGTKTCDRCALGLVGGTGNATGPHVHADNRQYGTRKSAWYTSVGTTCGTNAYCNNRLGVPTL
- a CDS encoding M91 family zinc metallopeptidase — its product is MTTIGKPGSRPASPLTSQPVQTPVAPAKPNAVKAAVTQRMSDGFDAGPRTAARPQVLKEVRTTETALKKDKDGGGLFGGIASTLGSAIDKVAKGVQKALAPQVSTNEQGRTVVDLGIGNNTATVSQNKDGGLTIKSGSDTVTLTAEQAKGAIINGGAGNDSITVDASVTQDLTLDGGDGDDKLTGGKGNDTLVGGAGNDTVIGGEGKDTLQGQDGDDYLEGGAGDDRILGGEGRDVLYGLDGNDYVSGGNGRDYIDGGAGNDRAYGGEGDDQVIGGRGNDTLSGGRGNDAVAGGAGTDKVSGGTGTDKLYVEENETTADSEKAEREIVDMTDADQRGSSVSVTGSAEFQARVQSDLDAMRSLPSGQDLLGTLDKSGKKTVIRETASGNSAGGTNFNDGFMNADGTPGKGTDAQVNYNTTRISLGSEEWMNRPPVVGLFHELVHASDMNNGTLALGSKDGTRNLETSAVGLPIDLDQNPATPDVVQGGRPGENVLRDDLNLPTRPRY
- a CDS encoding NAD(P)H-dependent flavin oxidoreductase — its product is MNGANDGRPGQPLGSSEDEVPQADGEAEAAGLEAGPKPKPIYVLEGNTLKTRLTRDVGIHYPFVGAGMAFVALPPLVVAVSEAGGLGMLGTAPEPPSVLEARLKAIQAGTQRPYGVNFIVDKLEPQGFTTRDHVDTCIAAKVPVVVFHWAMPPREWIRALQAAGTRVWVQAGTEDLARQALDAGVEGLIAQGRQAGGRNLGSTPTLALVKAFRKLTDAVPVLAAGGIADGFSAARALHHGADGVWVGTRLVASVEAYAHPLYKQRLVDGDAGDTTLTTLFGPEWPGKRMRVIRNRVVREWAGREASVPPPAESEAIGTTRLFPGVLDVQYVMPKFSSFLPTPDTQGDLEEMSLPAGGASMSRIDTVQPAGQIVVEMMERARRLLESPEGLDDADEDDRG
- a CDS encoding HEAT repeat domain-containing protein, translated to MTSRPHFKVALAGLVLLVALGVVWLRSAAGPDGAGPSQPVAAQPSAPSAVTGDAAASGPPPSARTGPREEIPMPGCWDGLAALDRSATLESLHAAVAAAIQARDTALVAYLQERLTELVGNDPDRGLQLVEWAAKGAPPEPSIYLEALKAAPAVRHPRVTEKLLAVAENKSLFTQDRAAVLDALETQHRFTPETRGRIKAIALDESADSAAWVATRTLGRVMKEDYERTGTYAPYWKDLLDIGTTSDDTAVRLLALEMPSYSDPLLDPDSIDALAKVMRTDKERDVREMAAFRLAVTEDPQKALAAYRAAFDGEQDLCVRWAFLRFAVRAAGADALPLVEEFARKDPRLRQDYLDFKALYATGTTDFARIWAGKKEHHDCVVEEGAPH
- a CDS encoding serine/threonine-protein kinase, which produces MGLPIPGDPEHREALISGCLKALGTHGYGSRPRAPMKNPNSSRSGARPAAKPSSRASAPPDPLLGMQLGEFVIQERIGAGGMGVVYRAEHPLIGKQAAIKVMRMELVSQQQVQRLLLEARAVNAVRHPGIIDIFGFGTLPDERPYVTMELLQGRPLSDFVRGKRRMDLESVVWVMDQMLAALGAAHRAGVVHRDLKPANVFIVEAPETPVAVKLVDFGIAKLLESRDNPLTADGLVLGTPEFMSPEQIRGDTVVGPATDLYAAGVMMFQLLTGVRPFQGESVQVMFAHLEQSPPLPSSHLAGLPKEVDALVLQLLAKNPASRPHSAEAVRQQLKRIPLRSAPHAPSVAKPEPVPPTGDSLTPSTREALKAIRQPPGIGWALLGALVLLSVGAGVIRLRAVPPPPPVEIPVVSVIHMADAGPDEPDAGPDEPDAGPDKPDAGPDKSDGGRRPPKPPGPKKTPKPSTSLEAQQNKLLGQISAFVATMRKRNGGRDPMSNRDSQEQLDIMDSISKAKTQMDLELSQQKLDAWKRRLEQRFPAP
- a CDS encoding HEAT repeat domain-containing protein, whose translation is MGFRTMKARLLWLSLLPGLALAQGAPVAVPTKTACTVEGMLDEVRVAMKTGSPAYRKYARLRLKEAAIALPPEALGRVVSEERDPAVLEAVGAALATKASNAQKPELLQPLLSRASQDVDPGLRAAAVRALQGSPSVEFMAKNGGVVTYEQLVRDSAPEVRQAVVENLVTESAGIYFGHNPELAEAAVKVAAASDDPAVAKRLLGEVSMEAASPEAVRKLTQQLRSEDAGLRAAAAKALGGVPGSESAGARRSLTSLYKSDSDLAVRKSALEGLARLGQSGARPLLESLRGVDPRLDPEIDAWLSALKRNLQEWHLILREKQRLMP